In one Candidatus Zixiibacteriota bacterium genomic region, the following are encoded:
- a CDS encoding ATP-binding protein, with the protein MKGKVGYSMTMTARERNLKLGTLVLTTALTLAIHYGWVQYLFGHYDWLHALHSRFCYIPIVIGAAWFGLRGGILTAAVISLLVVPYLYGHGSHEVDLTQELVEIFFYFAIGGLIGALIDREERIRRKHEETERYLERSQHLSLLGQMAAGVAHEIKNPLASIKGAVEILSDCNTPETDRKEFREIVSSEIRRIDGTVRDFLEFGRPREPRYEEIDLSATVAATIKQVEAQAGAVGVSLRTNIDEGVVVLGDREKLHQVILNLILNALDASAHGSHIDICVTERARHSAVLAITDHGRGIAPGDLDKVFEPFFSTKATGTGLGLPIVKAIIEKHQGNITLESRLNHGTTATVTLPLFREVV; encoded by the coding sequence ATGAAAGGGAAAGTCGGCTATTCCATGACGATGACGGCACGAGAGCGAAACCTGAAGTTGGGGACACTCGTGCTGACGACGGCCCTGACGCTGGCAATTCATTACGGCTGGGTGCAGTACCTCTTTGGGCATTACGACTGGCTCCATGCGCTGCACAGCCGGTTCTGCTATATACCCATCGTTATCGGGGCTGCCTGGTTCGGGTTGCGAGGAGGCATTCTGACCGCAGCCGTTATCTCGCTTCTCGTTGTGCCTTATTTGTACGGGCATGGGTCACATGAGGTTGACCTGACACAGGAACTGGTAGAGATTTTCTTTTACTTTGCCATTGGGGGACTGATTGGCGCTCTGATCGACCGGGAGGAGCGTATCCGCCGAAAGCACGAGGAAACGGAACGATATCTCGAACGAAGTCAGCATCTGTCGCTTTTGGGTCAGATGGCAGCCGGGGTGGCGCACGAAATCAAAAACCCGCTGGCCTCGATCAAGGGGGCAGTGGAGATTCTCAGCGATTGCAATACGCCTGAAACCGACCGCAAGGAATTCCGCGAGATCGTATCGAGCGAAATACGCCGGATAGACGGCACGGTCCGTGATTTTCTCGAGTTCGGACGCCCCCGTGAACCTCGGTACGAGGAGATTGATCTCTCGGCTACGGTCGCCGCGACGATCAAGCAAGTCGAGGCGCAGGCGGGAGCGGTAGGAGTGTCGCTACGGACAAACATCGACGAGGGGGTAGTAGTACTTGGAGACCGGGAGAAGCTCCACCAGGTGATCCTGAATTTGATTCTGAACGCACTCGATGCCTCAGCCCACGGGTCGCACATCGATATTTGCGTAACGGAAAGAGCGCGACACTCGGCAGTTCTGGCTATAACGGATCACGGTCGCGGCATTGCGCCGGGAGATCTCGACAAAGTGTTCGAGCCGTTTTTCTCTACCAAGGCGACAGGCACCGGGCTCGGATTGCCGATCGTGAAGGCGATAATTGAAAAGCATCAAGGCAACATAACCCTTGAAAGTAGGCTGAATCACGGTACTACCGCAACCGTCACGCTGCCGCTTTTCCGGGAGGTGGTATGA
- a CDS encoding sigma-54 dependent transcriptional regulator, which yields MSMRVLLADDDLALRRVVQFKLKQKGYEVTAVANAEEALFELKRGRFDLLLSDMKMPGLSGLELLEMVKKSQPDIEVILMTAYAAVSQAVQAVKLGAFDYLTKPFEDEQLFVTIEKAVKFRSLEQENKRLKEQLKAERSSRPMVGVSKPFRELVALVEKIAPTDATVLLTGESGTGKELIAREIHRLSARSGGPFVAVNCAAIPKDLLESELFGHVKGAFTGAVKDKRGKFELAAGGTLLLDEISELNVELQAKLLRAIQERVIDPVGSEQHTEIDVRLIASTNVNLKERVSGGTFREDLFYRLNVIPIEVPALRRRQEDILILARSFARQFAGGQELPFAADLADRLVKYDWPGNIRELENLIERMVILRHSDTLTVDDLPRDFAVDSPARPSTSDVPIAGHLTFHEAEKKLVLEALARFAWNKSRAADYLKIPRHVLIYRMKKYGLSGSGPELD from the coding sequence ATGAGCATGCGGGTCCTGTTGGCCGATGATGACTTGGCGCTTCGGCGGGTAGTACAGTTCAAACTGAAGCAGAAGGGATATGAGGTCACGGCGGTGGCCAACGCCGAAGAAGCGCTGTTCGAGTTGAAGCGGGGGCGGTTCGATCTCCTGCTTTCCGACATGAAGATGCCCGGTCTGAGCGGGCTCGAACTTCTCGAGATGGTGAAGAAGTCGCAGCCGGATATCGAGGTGATACTGATGACCGCCTACGCGGCGGTGTCACAGGCGGTGCAGGCGGTCAAGCTGGGGGCGTTCGACTACCTGACCAAGCCGTTCGAGGACGAGCAGTTGTTTGTGACGATCGAAAAGGCGGTCAAATTCCGTTCACTTGAACAGGAAAACAAGCGACTGAAGGAGCAGTTGAAAGCGGAGCGATCATCGCGGCCCATGGTCGGGGTGTCGAAACCGTTTCGCGAACTGGTGGCGCTGGTCGAAAAGATCGCGCCTACCGATGCGACCGTTCTCCTCACGGGGGAATCTGGCACCGGTAAGGAATTGATCGCGCGCGAAATTCACCGACTGAGCGCACGCAGCGGCGGGCCGTTCGTAGCGGTCAATTGCGCGGCTATCCCCAAGGACCTGCTGGAATCGGAGCTGTTCGGACACGTCAAAGGCGCATTCACCGGCGCCGTGAAGGACAAACGGGGGAAGTTTGAACTGGCGGCCGGCGGTACTCTATTACTCGATGAGATCAGCGAGTTGAATGTGGAACTACAGGCGAAGCTGCTTCGCGCCATTCAGGAGCGCGTGATCGATCCGGTCGGTTCGGAACAGCACACGGAGATCGATGTCCGGCTGATAGCCTCGACCAATGTCAACCTTAAGGAGAGAGTATCGGGCGGCACGTTTCGCGAGGACCTGTTCTACAGGTTGAATGTCATCCCGATCGAGGTGCCGGCGCTCCGCCGGCGACAGGAAGATATTCTCATTCTGGCGAGGAGCTTTGCACGCCAGTTTGCAGGAGGACAGGAGTTGCCGTTCGCGGCCGACCTCGCCGATCGACTTGTCAAATATGACTGGCCGGGGAACATCAGAGAGTTGGAAAATCTCATCGAACGGATGGTCATTCTGCGGCATTCGGATACACTGACTGTTGACGATCTGCCGAGGGACTTCGCGGTGGACTCCCCTGCTCGCCCGTCCACGAGCGATGTGCCCATCGCCGGACACCTGACGTTTCATGAGGCGGAAAAGAAGCTGGTGCTTGAGGCGCTGGCTCGATTTGCCTGGAATAAGTCGCGTGCGGCAGATTACCTGAAGATTCCGCGCCACGTTCTAATCTACCGAATGAAGAAGTATGGGCTGTCCGGTTCAGGCCCTGAACTGGACTGA
- a CDS encoding DUF2231 domain-containing protein, with amino-acid sequence MRLSDSSLPLGVETAHFSSRLFHQAKALVLASTFAVLLAIDIGAAPVNALCPVTTDEPVDSTITVTYEGQEIAFCCQKCRRQFLADPQKFVSNLATLANGHKAHDHTNEHGPMATDSLQPDSITASETGHSESGSMAGHNHATDHDRSSNRMITYLGKFHPVVVHFPIALIIAALFMSLPSVVGRSTILDLVSTKMTYLGAASSLLAVLLGLAAGSDARYPALLTAYFSWHRILGISSAMLSCLTAYSAYRFERKGTPLTGWLFRGLLALNSLFIGITAHLGATLVYGPDHFSF; translated from the coding sequence ATGAGGTTGTCCGATAGTTCTCTTCCCCTCGGTGTCGAGACTGCCCATTTCAGCTCCCGACTTTTCCATCAGGCAAAGGCGCTTGTACTTGCAAGCACCTTTGCCGTACTTTTGGCCATTGATATCGGGGCAGCGCCTGTCAACGCGCTGTGTCCGGTGACAACAGACGAACCGGTCGATTCGACTATTACAGTCACATACGAGGGACAGGAAATTGCTTTCTGCTGTCAGAAGTGCCGACGGCAATTCCTGGCCGACCCACAGAAATTCGTATCCAATCTTGCTACGCTGGCCAACGGTCATAAAGCACACGATCACACCAACGAGCATGGTCCGATGGCAACGGATTCCTTGCAGCCCGACTCGATAACTGCGTCGGAGACAGGTCACAGCGAGAGCGGTTCCATGGCCGGCCACAATCACGCTACTGATCACGATCGTTCTTCGAACCGAATGATCACCTATCTGGGCAAATTTCACCCCGTGGTGGTGCATTTCCCCATCGCGTTGATCATTGCGGCCCTGTTTATGTCACTGCCGTCCGTAGTCGGACGGTCGACCATTCTTGACCTGGTCAGCACAAAAATGACCTACCTTGGAGCAGCCTCCTCCTTACTGGCGGTACTGCTGGGGCTGGCGGCAGGTTCCGATGCCCGGTATCCCGCCCTTTTGACCGCCTATTTCTCCTGGCATCGCATCCTGGGAATATCGTCGGCTATGCTTAGTTGTCTCACCGCTTATTCCGCGTACCGTTTTGAAAGAAAAGGTACTCCGCTGACGGGATGGCTCTTTCGAGGATTGCTCGCCCTCAACAGCCTGTTTATAGGGATAACCGCTCATCTTGGCGCCACGCTTGTGTACGGCCCCGATCACTTTTCCTTCTGA